A window of Cyanobacterium sp. T60_A2020_053 contains these coding sequences:
- the ntrB gene encoding nitrate ABC transporter permease: MVAQTGLSKKNNPVISILKNVFKSPQKIIAPIVALFILLVIWQILASPESMALPTPIEVIQDTWDPYIIDPFFDNGGVDKGFFWQISASLRRVAIGFSLSAVVGIALGILIGSNKLFFSALDPIFQVLRTIPPLAWLPISLAAMRQADPSAIFVIFITAIWPIIINTTVGVQQIPQDYRNVSRVLHLSKATFFFNILIPSTLPYIFTGLKIGIGLSWLAIVAAEMLVGGVGIGFFIWDAYNSGFMSEIIIALIYVGVIGLILDRLVSFIATLVVAEDK; the protein is encoded by the coding sequence AATCCCGTTATCTCAATATTGAAGAATGTCTTTAAATCCCCTCAAAAAATCATTGCCCCCATTGTGGCTTTATTCATCTTGTTAGTCATTTGGCAAATTCTGGCTTCTCCCGAAAGTATGGCATTACCAACCCCCATTGAGGTAATTCAAGATACTTGGGACCCTTATATTATCGATCCTTTCTTTGATAACGGTGGAGTTGATAAAGGATTCTTTTGGCAAATTTCTGCGAGTTTGCGTCGGGTAGCCATTGGTTTCTCTCTTTCTGCAGTGGTGGGTATTGCTTTAGGGATTTTGATCGGTAGTAATAAATTATTCTTCTCTGCCCTTGATCCTATTTTTCAAGTTTTAAGAACTATTCCGCCTCTTGCTTGGTTGCCTATTTCCTTGGCTGCCATGCGCCAAGCCGATCCTAGCGCCATCTTTGTAATTTTTATTACAGCAATTTGGCCTATTATTATTAATACTACGGTAGGGGTGCAACAAATTCCCCAAGATTACCGCAATGTGTCCAGAGTTTTGCACCTATCAAAAGCAACTTTTTTCTTTAACATTTTGATACCTTCTACCCTTCCTTATATTTTTACTGGTTTAAAAATCGGTATTGGTTTATCTTGGTTGGCTATTGTAGCAGCTGAAATGTTAGTTGGTGGTGTCGGTATTGGCTTCTTTATCTGGGATGCCTATAACAGTGGTTTTATGTCAGAAATTATTATTGCTCTTATTTATGTGGGCGTAATTGGTCTAATTCTTGATCGTTTGGTTAGTTTTATTGCTACTTTAGTGGTTGCTGAAGATAAGTAA